In Congzhengia minquanensis, a single genomic region encodes these proteins:
- a CDS encoding RHS repeat-associated core domain-containing protein has translation NRYYDPKLGRFISEDPAKSGSNWYVYCENNPLKFVDPWGLEEIVISGGAYGSDDPWPFEFIASAVKQIQDMQANTNESITWIVSDIGYSNEDINLIRSAAKDLDVRLVMIHNSDQLQNYLNSKSTTVWELTQARKNDKVRTVTMFSHGFIGSVELGYGNADRSRFSLDYNWIGGLIPAAFYSTTATFYACNTGTDVNGEWGNNFAQKWVDAVGGVAFAVNGRTEYANVSGKYINAIGRQSTPLSASHKYKYPVASKGVSWIKFY, from the coding sequence GAAACCGGTATTACGACCCCAAGCTCGGCAGGTTTATCAGTGAGGACCCGGCAAAGAGCGGCTCTAACTGGTATGTTTATTGTGAGAATAATCCATTGAAGTTTGTGGATCCGTGGGGGCTGGAAGAAATCGTAATTTCAGGTGGTGCATATGGCTCTGATGATCCTTGGCCATTTGAATTCATTGCTTCTGCTGTTAAACAAATTCAAGATATGCAAGCGAATACTAATGAAAGTATAACCTGGATTGTTAGCGATATAGGTTATTCGAATGAAGACATTAATTTAATTAGAAGCGCTGCTAAAGATTTGGACGTAAGATTGGTTATGATTCACAATTCAGATCAATTACAAAATTATTTAAATTCAAAATCAACAACCGTCTGGGAGCTGACTCAAGCGAGAAAAAATGATAAAGTTAGAACGGTAACCATGTTTTCACATGGATTTATTGGAAGTGTTGAACTTGGCTATGGTAATGCAGACCGTTCTAGGTTTTCATTAGATTATAATTGGATAGGTGGATTAATCCCTGCTGCATTTTATTCTACTACAGCTACGTTTTACGCGTGTAATACCGGAACAGACGTTAATGGAGAATGGGGTAATAATTTTGCGCAAAAATGGGTAGATGCTGTTGGCGGTGTAGCATTTGCTGTTAATGGAAGAACGGAATATGCTAATGTCTCAGGAAAATATATTAATGCAATAGGGCGACAAAGCACGCCGCTTAGTGCTTCCCACAAATATAAATATCCGGTTGCAAGCAAAGGTGTTTCCTGGATTAAATTTTATTAA
- the metA gene encoding homoserine O-acetyltransferase MetA yields the protein MPIKIPNDLPATAVLEKENIFVITETRAITQDIRPLKIAILNLMPTKVETETQFVRLLGNTPLQVELELLHTKTHKSKNTSQEHLLTFYKTFEEVKDKKFDGLVITGAPVELMDFEEVEYWEELKEIMEWSKTNVTSTLHICWGAQAGLYYHYGIPKYTLDKKLFGVYKHKLDRKTAILFRGFDDEFYVPHSRHTDVKREDVEAVSDLKILASSDEAGLYVAATDLGRQIYVMGHSEYDADTLKKEYFRDKEAGKKIDLPVNYFENDDPSLPPRVTWRSCANLFYSNWLNYFVYQTTPYDLNKIK from the coding sequence ATGCCGATTAAAATCCCGAACGACCTGCCGGCAACGGCGGTTTTGGAAAAAGAAAATATATTTGTGATAACGGAAACCAGGGCCATTACCCAGGACATCCGCCCATTAAAAATAGCAATTTTGAATTTGATGCCCACAAAGGTGGAAACAGAAACGCAGTTTGTAAGGCTTTTGGGCAACACACCGCTGCAAGTGGAGCTGGAGCTTTTGCACACCAAAACCCACAAGTCGAAAAACACGTCCCAGGAACACCTGTTAACGTTTTATAAGACCTTTGAAGAGGTGAAGGATAAAAAGTTCGACGGGCTGGTAATTACCGGCGCGCCGGTGGAACTGATGGATTTTGAAGAGGTGGAATATTGGGAAGAACTCAAGGAAATTATGGAGTGGAGCAAAACTAACGTTACCAGCACGCTGCACATTTGCTGGGGCGCTCAGGCGGGGCTTTACTATCACTATGGAATTCCGAAATATACCTTAGATAAAAAGCTGTTCGGCGTATACAAGCACAAGCTGGACAGAAAAACCGCAATTTTGTTCCGCGGTTTTGACGACGAATTCTACGTTCCCCATTCCCGTCATACAGACGTGAAACGGGAGGACGTGGAAGCCGTTTCTGACTTGAAAATTCTTGCCTCATCTGACGAAGCAGGCCTTTATGTGGCAGCCACAGATTTGGGCAGGCAGATTTATGTGATGGGGCATTCGGAATATGATGCGGACACGCTGAAAAAGGAATATTTCCGGGACAAGGAAGCGGGAAAAAAAATCGACTTGCCGGTGAACTATTTTGAAAACGACGATCCGTCGCTTCCCCCTAGGGTTACGTGGCGGTCCTGCGCCAATTTGTTTTATTCAAACTGGCTGAACTATTTTGTTTATCAAACAACCCCTTATGACTTAAATAAAATAAAATAA
- the tyrS gene encoding tyrosine--tRNA ligase: MENVFDILKERGLIAQTTHEDEIRELLGKEKVTFYIGFDPTADSLHVGHFLQMVVMRHMQNAGHRPIALVGGGTGMVGDPSGRTDMRQMMTVETINHNCECFKKQLSSIVDFSEGKAIMVNNADWLRDLNYIEFLRDIGSCFSVNEMLRAKCFQTRLEKGLSFIEFNYMLMQSYDFLQLYKNYGCKLELGGDDQWSNILGGIDLVRRKENQQVYGMTFTLLTTSDGKKMGKTAKGALWLDPEKVSPYDFYQYWRNVDDADVCRLLKMVTFVPMDEIREMETWEGAELNKAKARLAFEVTKLVHGEAEALKAKQTAEGIFGGAGSAGDMPSTELSLSELADETSLLDIMVAAKLIPSKGEGRRLITQGGVSVDDVKIAEPTHTISKESLEKGIVIKKGKKVYHKVTAK; the protein is encoded by the coding sequence TTGGAAAACGTATTTGACATATTAAAAGAGCGCGGGCTGATTGCCCAAACCACCCATGAAGACGAAATTCGTGAGCTTCTCGGGAAAGAAAAGGTTACGTTTTATATCGGCTTCGACCCCACGGCAGACAGCCTTCATGTGGGACATTTTCTGCAAATGGTGGTTATGCGCCACATGCAGAACGCAGGCCACAGGCCAATCGCCTTAGTGGGCGGCGGCACAGGCATGGTGGGCGACCCGTCGGGCAGAACGGATATGCGCCAGATGATGACGGTGGAAACCATTAATCACAACTGCGAGTGCTTTAAAAAACAGCTTTCCTCCATTGTAGATTTTTCTGAGGGCAAGGCCATTATGGTGAACAACGCAGATTGGCTGAGAGACTTAAACTACATTGAATTTTTGCGGGACATTGGCTCCTGTTTTTCCGTAAACGAAATGCTGCGGGCAAAGTGTTTTCAAACGCGTCTGGAAAAGGGGCTTTCGTTTATTGAATTTAACTATATGCTTATGCAAAGCTACGACTTTTTGCAGCTTTATAAAAATTATGGCTGTAAGCTGGAGCTGGGAGGAGATGACCAGTGGAGCAACATTTTAGGCGGCATTGACCTGGTGCGACGCAAAGAGAACCAGCAGGTTTATGGCATGACGTTTACCCTCCTTACCACCAGCGACGGCAAAAAGATGGGCAAAACAGCGAAAGGCGCTCTGTGGCTTGACCCGGAAAAGGTTTCGCCATATGACTTTTATCAATATTGGAGAAACGTAGACGACGCTGACGTTTGCAGGCTTTTAAAAATGGTGACGTTCGTCCCAATGGATGAGATTCGTGAAATGGAAACATGGGAAGGCGCTGAATTAAACAAGGCCAAAGCGCGGCTGGCCTTCGAGGTAACAAAGCTTGTTCACGGCGAGGCAGAGGCGCTTAAGGCAAAACAAACTGCCGAGGGCATTTTCGGCGGCGCAGGCAGCGCCGGGGATATGCCGTCTACTGAGTTAAGCCTTTCCGAACTCGCAGACGAAACATCGCTGTTAGACATAATGGTTGCCGCGAAACTGATTCCGTCAAAGGGCGAGGGGAGAAGGCTCATTACCCAGGGCGGCGTGTCGGTGGACGATGTGAAGATTGCAGAGCCAACGCACACCATTTCAAAAGAAAGTCTTGAAAAAGGAATCGTAATAAAAAAAGGAAAGAAAGTATATCATAAAGTAACGGCGAAATAA
- a CDS encoding O-acetylhomoserine aminocarboxypropyltransferase/cysteine synthase family protein, with amino-acid sequence MDYKIETNCVQAGYEPKNGEPRVLPIYQSTTYKYDSAQYLGDLFDLKVEGHMYTRLSNPTIECVEKKIAALEGGVGALCLSSGQAANLFALLNIAQSGDNFVSASEIYGGTVNLFAVTMKKMGIEVRFASPKDSDEEIEKLFDERTRAVFGETVSNPALDVLDIERFARLAHSHGVPLIIDNTFATPINCRPFEFGADIVTHSTTKYMDGHATCVGGAIVDSGNFDWAGGKYPELSEPDESYHGVTYTKEFGKAAYIVKARAQLMRDLGSQMSPIAAFILNLGLETLHLRVERHCENAMKVAKFLEDCDDISWVNYPGLASSPQYELAKKYMPHGICGVISFGIKGGKEAAVKFMESLKLAQMVVHVADARTSVLHPASTTHRQLSDEQLISCGVPADMIRMSVGIENCDDIIGDIQQALFNAK; translated from the coding sequence ATGGATTACAAAATTGAAACGAACTGCGTGCAGGCCGGCTATGAGCCAAAAAATGGCGAGCCGAGGGTGCTCCCCATTTACCAGAGCACAACCTATAAATATGACTCAGCCCAATATCTGGGCGATTTGTTTGATTTAAAAGTGGAGGGGCACATGTATACCCGCCTTTCTAACCCCACCATTGAGTGTGTGGAGAAAAAAATTGCGGCGTTGGAGGGCGGCGTTGGTGCGCTGTGCCTGTCTTCCGGTCAGGCGGCAAATTTGTTTGCGCTTTTAAACATTGCACAGTCTGGCGATAATTTCGTCAGTGCATCTGAAATTTACGGCGGAACGGTAAATTTGTTTGCTGTTACCATGAAAAAAATGGGCATTGAAGTGCGGTTTGCAAGCCCGAAAGACAGCGACGAGGAAATTGAAAAACTTTTTGACGAGCGCACCCGTGCGGTGTTTGGCGAAACTGTGTCAAACCCAGCGCTGGATGTGTTAGACATTGAACGGTTTGCACGTTTGGCCCACAGCCACGGCGTTCCGCTTATTATTGACAACACGTTTGCAACGCCTATCAACTGCCGACCCTTTGAATTTGGCGCAGACATTGTAACGCATTCCACCACCAAATATATGGACGGTCACGCAACCTGTGTTGGCGGTGCAATTGTGGACAGCGGAAATTTCGACTGGGCAGGCGGAAAATATCCTGAGCTTTCCGAGCCGGACGAATCTTACCACGGTGTAACCTACACCAAGGAGTTCGGCAAAGCGGCCTACATCGTGAAAGCCCGGGCGCAGCTTATGCGCGACTTGGGCTCTCAAATGAGTCCTATAGCGGCGTTTATATTGAATTTGGGGCTTGAGACGCTGCACCTCAGGGTAGAACGTCACTGTGAAAATGCAATGAAAGTGGCTAAGTTTTTAGAGGACTGTGACGACATTTCCTGGGTGAACTATCCGGGCCTTGCCTCCAGTCCCCAATATGAGCTTGCCAAGAAATATATGCCCCACGGCATTTGCGGCGTTATTTCCTTTGGCATTAAGGGCGGCAAGGAAGCGGCTGTGAAGTTTATGGAGAGTCTTAAGCTGGCCCAAATGGTGGTGCATGTGGCAGACGCCAGAACCAGCGTTCTGCACCCGGCCTCTACCACCCACAGGCAGCTCAGCGATGAGCAGCTAATCTCCTGCGGCGTGCCTGCCGACATGATTCGTATGTCCGTTGGCATTGAAAACTGTGACGACATCATCGGTGACATTCAGCAGGCTCTTTTCAATGCAAAATAA
- a CDS encoding ATP-binding protein, whose product MRIDKIEIDGFGKLNDFSLTLSDGFNLIFGENESGKSTLCAFLLSMFYDMPNDGKRLELSESIRRKYKPWNTDRFGGRVYFTHGGKQYILEKNFGATKRSDRARLMDAASWDECGSPENAGERFFGLGREGFLKTLYITALGADVKSTGNEEILTRLSNLETSGDEDISYGNIKNALEKEQFAILTKTGKGGKLAALREQERKLQSELNTAQRFYESVKDEERQRTELKAQIAELQIKIQTAEQAYQTAADHEAYLSQKQTAENRSMLLDRLSKENERLLKLQQAGAELLEKTRAEVTSEDINQAKILEKQLIIFENKKEELETQMQELSEKMQLGTAKKKRSAGIVSALVFLIFAVAAIVLKNWLHPIILPLAGLALAGVFFFFMTSRGKWGGELETAQQELEKADGQRKELQLAVSALCKKYETDGLSALFNRAAEDNSNTERLKETQRQMKSCETEIKSLTESLSRLPGQEKREFPPEVINYSGSSALEIASQTKALKTRLEVLTQKHYDLSVNLAKQTAADRTVPDIESDLLAVSEQIEGLTKRHAALEKASEWLERAHGEIKQNYAPRLNQKMAEIFSRLTFDKYCGVKLGEAFRLNYQNENNEIVDASYLSGGTYDLLYIALRFAALSVLFGETIPPVILDDALLQLDDSRLKAAADFLINSGGFDQVIYFTCHKTSAKLFQNESIHRMEL is encoded by the coding sequence ATGAGAATTGATAAAATCGAAATCGACGGTTTTGGAAAATTGAATGATTTTTCGTTAACGCTCAGTGATGGCTTTAACCTGATTTTTGGCGAAAATGAAAGCGGAAAGAGCACGCTGTGTGCATTTTTGCTCTCTATGTTTTACGATATGCCAAACGACGGTAAACGGCTGGAGCTTTCTGAATCAATTCGGCGCAAATATAAGCCCTGGAACACAGATCGGTTTGGCGGCAGGGTGTACTTTACGCACGGCGGAAAACAATATATTTTAGAAAAAAATTTTGGCGCCACAAAACGGTCTGACAGGGCGCGGCTGATGGATGCCGCCAGCTGGGACGAGTGCGGAAGCCCGGAGAACGCCGGCGAGCGGTTTTTTGGTCTGGGACGGGAGGGCTTTTTAAAAACCCTTTACATTACCGCGCTGGGTGCTGACGTAAAAAGCACAGGAAACGAGGAGATTTTAACCCGGCTTTCCAATTTAGAAACCAGCGGCGACGAAGATATTTCATATGGAAACATTAAAAACGCTCTGGAAAAGGAGCAGTTTGCAATCCTAACCAAAACGGGCAAGGGCGGAAAGCTGGCGGCGTTAAGGGAACAGGAACGAAAGCTTCAGTCGGAGCTTAACACCGCTCAGCGATTTTATGAAAGCGTGAAAGATGAGGAGCGCCAAAGAACTGAACTTAAGGCGCAAATTGCCGAACTTCAGATAAAAATTCAGACTGCGGAACAAGCATATCAAACCGCCGCAGACCACGAAGCCTATCTTTCTCAAAAGCAAACAGCGGAAAACCGAAGCATGCTATTGGACAGACTCAGCAAGGAAAATGAGCGACTTTTAAAGCTGCAGCAGGCCGGGGCGGAATTGCTTGAAAAAACAAGGGCAGAAGTGACCTCTGAGGATATAAATCAGGCAAAAATTTTAGAAAAACAGCTGATTATTTTTGAAAATAAAAAAGAGGAATTGGAAACGCAAATGCAGGAGCTTTCCGAAAAAATGCAGTTGGGAACTGCAAAGAAAAAGCGCAGCGCCGGTATTGTTTCCGCTCTTGTTTTCCTCATTTTTGCCGTGGCGGCAATTGTGCTAAAAAATTGGCTGCATCCCATAATATTGCCGTTGGCTGGTCTGGCGCTTGCAGGTGTTTTCTTCTTTTTCATGACAAGCCGTGGAAAATGGGGCGGAGAGCTTGAAACCGCTCAGCAGGAGCTGGAAAAAGCAGACGGGCAAAGGAAAGAGTTGCAGTTGGCAGTTTCAGCGCTGTGCAAAAAATATGAAACAGACGGATTAAGCGCGCTATTTAACCGGGCTGCAGAGGATAACAGCAACACCGAGCGGTTAAAGGAAACGCAGCGCCAAATGAAATCCTGCGAAACAGAAATAAAGTCGTTAACTGAAAGCTTGTCGCGCCTTCCTGGGCAGGAGAAACGAGAATTCCCCCCGGAGGTTATCAATTATTCGGGCAGTTCGGCGTTAGAAATTGCGTCGCAGACGAAAGCGTTAAAGACGAGGCTCGAAGTGCTGACCCAAAAACATTACGACCTGTCTGTAAATTTGGCAAAACAGACGGCGGCAGACCGGACTGTTCCTGACATAGAGTCTGACCTTTTGGCGGTGTCGGAGCAGATAGAAGGCTTAACAAAACGCCATGCCGCTTTAGAAAAGGCGTCTGAATGGCTCGAACGCGCCCACGGAGAAATTAAACAGAATTACGCGCCGCGGCTGAATCAGAAAATGGCTGAAATTTTCTCGCGCCTCACCTTTGATAAATATTGCGGAGTGAAGCTGGGTGAAGCGTTTCGCTTAAACTATCAGAATGAAAACAACGAAATTGTGGACGCGTCGTATTTAAGCGGCGGCACCTACGATTTATTATATATTGCGCTGCGTTTTGCGGCGCTGAGCGTTTTGTTCGGCGAAACAATTCCGCCTGTTATTTTAGATGACGCGCTGCTGCAATTAGACGATTCGCGGCTTAAGGCGGCGGCAGATTTTCTAATCAACAGCGGCGGGTTCGACCAGGTAATTTACTTTACCTGCCACAAAACAAGCGCTAAGCTTTTTCAAAACGAGAGCATTCACAGAATGGAACTTTAA
- a CDS encoding metallophosphoesterase family protein — MDLKIIHTADVHFDTPFSGLSETEKAAVRRQDLRTTFSTIISMAQNADMLFISGDLFDGRTVSRTTLDFLKREFFKIKHVKVFIAAGNHDCFHADSVYATFDFGENVHVFGTEPEVVETESADIYGISFQTANEFRELLPRFQVKNPAKMNLLVMHGNLMGEGYNPVQLSDIETCGMDYVALGHVHAASGLKVRGTCFYAYPGCPEGRGFDETGEKGVLALTVSKGHVTAEFVPVQQKMYVSTSVDVSKAECMEDIAKQLNGALKEPQNMYRFRLTGSSSFPIDTEVLKSGIDAFDVSVIDETVPAVDLEQLSREFSLKGLFTKFALEDRANMEAEAFELAFKTGFSILEKEERNEN, encoded by the coding sequence ATGGATTTAAAAATAATTCACACGGCCGACGTGCATTTCGACACGCCGTTTTCAGGGCTTTCGGAAACAGAGAAAGCAGCGGTGCGGCGGCAGGATTTGCGCACCACGTTTTCAACAATTATTTCTATGGCCCAAAACGCTGACATGCTGTTTATCTCCGGCGACTTGTTCGACGGCAGAACCGTAAGCCGCACCACACTGGATTTTCTAAAGCGGGAGTTTTTTAAAATAAAACATGTAAAAGTGTTTATCGCGGCGGGAAATCATGATTGCTTTCATGCAGACAGCGTTTACGCCACTTTCGATTTTGGCGAAAACGTTCACGTGTTTGGAACCGAACCCGAGGTGGTGGAAACGGAAAGCGCGGACATTTACGGCATATCGTTTCAAACTGCCAACGAGTTTCGGGAATTGCTGCCGCGGTTTCAGGTTAAAAATCCTGCTAAAATGAATTTGCTGGTGATGCACGGAAACTTAATGGGAGAAGGGTATAACCCCGTTCAGCTGTCTGACATAGAAACCTGCGGAATGGACTATGTGGCCTTAGGCCACGTTCACGCAGCAAGCGGTCTTAAGGTGCGCGGCACCTGTTTTTATGCATATCCCGGCTGTCCGGAGGGACGCGGGTTTGATGAAACAGGGGAAAAGGGTGTTTTGGCGCTGACTGTGAGTAAAGGACATGTGACGGCAGAGTTCGTTCCGGTTCAGCAAAAAATGTATGTAAGCACGTCTGTTGACGTAAGCAAAGCCGAATGTATGGAAGACATTGCAAAGCAGCTAAACGGCGCTTTGAAAGAACCGCAGAACATGTATCGGTTCCGCTTGACAGGAAGCAGCAGCTTTCCCATAGATACAGAAGTTTTAAAGAGCGGCATTGATGCCTTCGATGTTTCGGTAATTGATGAAACCGTTCCCGCTGTGGATTTAGAACAGCTGAGCAGAGAGTTTTCGCTGAAAGGCTTATTTACGAAATTTGCTTTAGAAGACAGGGCAAACATGGAGGCCGAAGCGTTTGAGCTTGCCTTTAAAACAGGATTTTCTATTTTAGAAAAAGAGGAACGCAATGAGAATTGA